One segment of Pontibacter akesuensis DNA contains the following:
- the arsM gene encoding arsenosugar biosynthesis arsenite methyltransferase ArsM codes for MSDYLEAAKLVYEDAANTPQKGLCCTTTPVWQLPDLTVPSKMLEMNYGCGSTVNPRDLSHAPTVLYVGVGGGMELLQFSYFTRRPGAVIGVDPVDRMLEVCDENLQLAAGKNSWFDRDFVELRYGDALQLPVEDESVDVAAQNCLFNIFKKEELEVALREMYRVLKPHGRLVLSDPTSEDAMPESLRNDDRLRALCLSGAMPLQEYLDVLTGIGFGTVEVRARRPYRVLAPGQYDTEQTIFIESVEICAIKDPMPADGPCVFTGKHAIYFGGESFFDDGKGHTLLHNQPLAVCDKTAKALENLGRQDIFITGSTWFYDGGGCC; via the coding sequence ATGAGCGACTATTTAGAGGCGGCAAAACTTGTGTACGAAGATGCGGCCAATACGCCACAAAAGGGACTATGCTGCACCACAACACCGGTATGGCAACTGCCAGACCTGACTGTTCCCTCCAAAATGCTGGAGATGAACTACGGCTGCGGCTCAACTGTAAACCCGCGCGACCTGAGCCATGCTCCCACCGTGCTTTATGTGGGCGTTGGCGGCGGAATGGAGCTGCTGCAGTTCTCCTACTTTACCCGCCGGCCAGGTGCCGTGATCGGCGTAGACCCGGTGGACCGAATGCTCGAAGTCTGTGACGAGAACCTGCAGCTTGCCGCCGGGAAGAACAGTTGGTTTGACCGGGACTTTGTGGAATTGCGCTATGGCGATGCCCTGCAACTGCCCGTGGAAGACGAATCGGTGGATGTGGCCGCCCAGAACTGCCTGTTCAATATTTTCAAGAAAGAAGAACTGGAAGTGGCTCTTAGGGAAATGTACCGGGTGCTGAAGCCGCACGGCAGGCTCGTGCTTTCTGACCCAACGAGTGAGGATGCCATGCCTGAAAGCCTGCGCAACGACGACCGCCTCCGCGCGCTCTGCCTTAGCGGCGCCATGCCGCTGCAGGAGTACCTCGACGTGCTGACGGGCATTGGCTTTGGTACCGTGGAGGTACGGGCAAGACGCCCCTACCGCGTATTGGCTCCCGGCCAGTACGACACCGAACAGACCATCTTTATCGAAAGCGTGGAGATCTGCGCCATCAAAGACCCTATGCCGGCTGATGGCCCTTGTGTTTTTACAGGCAAGCATGCCATTTACTTTGGCGGGGAGAGCTTCTTTGACGACGGAAAAGGACATACCCTGCTGCACAACCAGCCACTGGCTGTGTGCGACAAAACAGCAAAGGCACTGGAAAACCTGGGCCGCCAGGACATCTTCATCACCGGATCTACCTGGTTTTACGACGGAGGGGGATGTTGTTAA
- the arsS gene encoding arsenosugar biosynthesis radical SAM (seleno)protein ArsS (Some members of this family are selenoproteins.), with product MGSTVKSLKGQQHELANSSFQLTVLQAPTQHGTQFPAFARRLQEHDLFPLKPTGTTILQVNMGKMCNQTCKHCHVDAGPDRKEIMTRDTMQLCLDALQHSPDITTVDLTGGAPEMNPDFRWFVEELSRLGRQVIVRCNLTIILANKKYHDLPAFFRQHGVHVVSSLPYFQASRTDAQRGDGVFEKSIKALQLLNAEGYGLEGSHLQLDLVYNPSGAFLPSAQASLEAEFKRRLRSGYNISFHNLFCITNLPISRFLDYLVQSGNYDAYMEKLVNAFNPVAAAGVMCRNTVSVGWDGSLYDCDFNQMLELEVALGSPRHIRDFDAAALDARSIVLNQHCYGCTAGAGSSCGGETVK from the coding sequence ATGGGATCTACGGTAAAATCACTTAAAGGGCAGCAGCATGAACTGGCCAATTCCTCATTTCAATTAACAGTACTACAGGCGCCAACGCAGCACGGAACACAGTTTCCGGCTTTTGCCAGACGCCTGCAGGAACACGATCTTTTCCCGTTAAAACCCACCGGAACCACCATTCTGCAGGTGAACATGGGCAAGATGTGCAACCAAACCTGCAAGCACTGCCACGTGGATGCTGGCCCTGACCGTAAGGAGATCATGACACGCGATACCATGCAACTGTGCCTGGATGCCCTGCAGCACTCCCCTGACATCACAACCGTGGATCTGACAGGTGGCGCTCCCGAAATGAACCCTGACTTCCGGTGGTTTGTGGAGGAACTCTCCAGGCTGGGCCGGCAGGTGATCGTGCGCTGCAACCTCACCATTATACTTGCCAACAAAAAATACCACGACCTGCCCGCTTTCTTCAGGCAGCATGGGGTACACGTGGTATCCTCGCTTCCTTATTTCCAGGCGTCCCGCACCGATGCCCAACGGGGTGATGGGGTGTTCGAGAAGTCCATCAAGGCGCTGCAGCTGCTCAATGCCGAAGGCTACGGGCTGGAAGGAAGCCATCTGCAACTGGACCTGGTGTACAACCCATCGGGTGCTTTCCTGCCAAGCGCTCAGGCTTCGCTGGAGGCCGAGTTTAAGCGCAGGCTGCGCAGCGGCTACAATATTTCATTTCACAACCTGTTCTGCATTACTAACCTGCCCATCAGCCGCTTTCTGGATTACCTTGTGCAAAGCGGCAACTACGACGCCTACATGGAGAAACTGGTGAATGCCTTTAACCCGGTGGCTGCAGCGGGCGTGATGTGCCGCAACACGGTCTCCGTGGGGTGGGATGGTTCCCTCTACGACTGCGATTTCAACCAGATGCTGGAACTGGAAGTCGCCCTGGGGTCGCCACGGCACATCCGCGATTTTGACGCCGCCGCTTTGGATGCACGCTCTATTGTGCTGAACCAGCATTGTTACGGTTGCACTGCCGGAGCCGGGTCGAGCTGCGGGGGCGAAACGGTGAAGTAA
- a CDS encoding arsenosugar biosynthesis-associated peroxidase-like protein, whose product MEKTYYNPADLSKFGNISELQPEMGRKFFDYYGEVFKEGALTAREKALIALAVSHAVQCPYCIDAYSTDCLEKGADENQMMEAVHVAAAIKGGAALVHGVQMMNKIKELTM is encoded by the coding sequence ATGGAAAAGACCTACTATAACCCAGCTGATCTCTCAAAATTTGGAAATATATCCGAACTGCAGCCAGAAATGGGCCGCAAATTCTTCGATTATTACGGAGAGGTGTTCAAGGAGGGCGCCCTGACAGCACGGGAGAAGGCGCTTATCGCGCTGGCTGTGTCGCATGCGGTACAGTGCCCCTATTGTATTGATGCCTACAGCACCGACTGCCTGGAGAAAGGTGCCGACGAGAACCAGATGATGGAAGCCGTGCACGTAGCCGCCGCTATTAAAGGGGGGGCTGCGCTGGTGCATGGGGTGCAGATGATGAATAAGATAAAAGAGCTCACGATGTAG
- the ypfJ gene encoding KPN_02809 family neutral zinc metallopeptidase, with protein MKWRGRRKSSNVEDRRGQSAGGFGGGRGISPMLLIPLFRFLFSKVGLVVLAVLALLFIITGTSPLTLLQQFVGGEPQYAQSTEYQPGPVEQELAEQTKVVLADTEDVWNRMIDGYREPTLVLFSGQVNSACGTASSASGPFYCPGDEKLYIDLSFFSEMERKLGAGGDFAQAYVVGHEVGHHIQKLTGTLEQVNAMRGQLSEVEFNKLMVRVELQADFYAGVWAHHTQKTKGFMETGDLEEALNAASAIGDDRLQKQSTGRVVPDSFTHGTSAQRVRWFRKGFETGDVSQGDTFNAAEL; from the coding sequence ATGAAATGGCGAGGCAGAAGAAAAAGCAGCAATGTAGAAGACCGTAGAGGGCAATCAGCAGGCGGTTTTGGAGGTGGCAGAGGCATCAGCCCGATGCTGCTCATCCCTTTGTTCCGGTTCCTCTTCTCGAAAGTGGGGCTCGTAGTACTGGCAGTGCTGGCGCTGCTGTTCATTATAACAGGAACGAGCCCCCTGACGCTCCTGCAGCAGTTTGTGGGAGGGGAACCGCAGTATGCCCAGTCAACTGAGTACCAGCCAGGCCCGGTAGAGCAGGAGTTGGCCGAACAGACGAAAGTGGTGCTTGCTGATACCGAAGACGTCTGGAACAGGATGATAGACGGGTACAGAGAACCGACCCTGGTGCTGTTTTCGGGGCAGGTCAACTCAGCCTGCGGAACAGCTTCTTCTGCCTCAGGTCCTTTTTACTGCCCCGGCGATGAAAAACTGTACATCGATCTTTCCTTTTTTAGCGAGATGGAGCGCAAGCTTGGTGCTGGAGGGGACTTTGCGCAGGCTTATGTGGTGGGCCATGAGGTGGGGCACCACATACAGAAGCTTACGGGTACTCTGGAGCAGGTAAATGCCATGCGGGGCCAACTATCCGAAGTGGAATTTAACAAGCTGATGGTACGGGTAGAGCTGCAGGCTGATTTCTACGCTGGTGTCTGGGCGCACCATACGCAAAAAACGAAAGGGTTTATGGAGACCGGCGACCTGGAAGAAGCTCTGAATGCAGCCAGTGCCATCGGCGATGACCGCCTTCAAAAGCAATCCACGGGAAGGGTGGTGCCCGACTCCTTCACACACGGCACCTCAGCCCAAAGAGTCCGCTGGTTCAGAAAAGGCTTCGAGACCGGCGATGTGTCGCAGGGGGATACTTTTAACGCCGCGGAGCTGTAG
- a CDS encoding aldo/keto reductase: MNYRKLGKTGFNISEVSLGTWQVGGRWGEPFNEANAARIINKAIDQGVNFIDTADVYSDRESEAAVAKAVKSRSEEVYIATKCGRQIQPHTNEGYTPEKLISYVEASLKNMKLETLDLIQLHCPPTEVYKRPEIFGTFERLKEQGKIRHLGVSVEMVDEALLAMQYPNVTTVQIIYNMFRLKPSEKFFAAAKENNCGIIVRVPLASGLLTGKMSKGTQFGVDDHRHFNRNGEAFDKGETFSGVDFDLGLEAVGKLKQLFPGQEPLAAWALRWVLMFPEVSTVIPGASKPEQVDANIKASGLPALSEEQMQGVRQVYEKYIKPSVHQLW; this comes from the coding sequence ATGAACTACAGAAAACTAGGAAAAACAGGATTCAACATATCAGAAGTTTCATTAGGTACCTGGCAGGTAGGAGGCCGCTGGGGAGAACCTTTCAACGAGGCGAACGCTGCGCGCATCATCAACAAAGCCATAGACCAGGGTGTCAATTTTATTGATACCGCTGATGTTTACAGCGACAGGGAAAGTGAGGCAGCTGTAGCGAAGGCGGTGAAAAGTAGAAGCGAAGAAGTTTACATCGCCACCAAGTGCGGAAGGCAAATTCAGCCGCACACCAATGAGGGCTATACACCCGAAAAGCTCATCAGCTATGTAGAAGCCAGCCTCAAGAATATGAAACTTGAAACGCTGGACCTGATTCAACTGCATTGTCCGCCGACGGAAGTTTACAAAAGACCAGAAATTTTTGGAACCTTCGAGCGGCTGAAGGAGCAGGGGAAAATACGTCATCTAGGTGTAAGTGTGGAGATGGTGGACGAAGCGCTGCTGGCCATGCAGTACCCCAACGTGACGACGGTGCAGATCATTTACAATATGTTCCGCCTGAAGCCAAGTGAGAAGTTTTTTGCCGCTGCGAAAGAAAACAACTGCGGCATTATTGTGCGTGTGCCACTGGCCAGCGGCTTGCTCACAGGCAAAATGAGCAAAGGCACACAGTTTGGCGTAGACGATCACCGCCACTTTAACCGCAACGGCGAAGCCTTTGATAAGGGAGAGACTTTCTCCGGAGTAGATTTTGATTTAGGCCTGGAAGCGGTAGGGAAACTGAAGCAGCTGTTTCCGGGACAGGAGCCTTTGGCGGCATGGGCGCTACGGTGGGTGCTGATGTTCCCGGAAGTAAGTACCGTTATTCCAGGTGCCTCTAAGCCGGAGCAGGTTGATGCTAATATAAAGGCTTCCGGACTACCTGCACTTTCAGAGGAACAGATGCAGGGGGTGCGTCAGGTATATGAAAAGTATATCAAACCCTCGGTGCACCAGCTTTGGTAG
- the mnmE gene encoding tRNA uridine-5-carboxymethylaminomethyl(34) synthesis GTPase MnmE — protein sequence MIHSTRTNDTIVAVATASGMGAIAVIRLSGQEAISISKSVFKGKDLAKQASHTIHFGTIRDGEKVLDEVLVSLFVAPYSYTKENVVEISCHGSDYIVQQIVQLLLKRGARLANAGEFTKRAFLNGQFDLAQAEAVADLISSDSALSHEVAMKQMRGGFSQEIKRLRAELVHFASMIELELDFGEEDVEFADRDQLRTLISNIQAIIRELLKSFELGNVIKNGVPTVIVGNPNAGKSTLLNKLLNEEKAIVSDVPGTTRDFIEDEISISGITFRFIDTAGLRETTDKVEAMGVERTMQKLSQSSLIIYLFDMMEVTAEEVQAELDRLNPKKLPIVAVANKIDQASEEKLAAFASIDGLVTISAAEGANLDELKQALVEKVNLGKLNTQSQTIVTNLRHVDSLNKTYAALDDVLQGLALGISNDLVAADIRRALYSLGEITGEITTDDLLENIFTKFCIGK from the coding sequence TTGATTCACTCCACGCGCACCAACGATACCATTGTAGCTGTGGCCACTGCCTCCGGCATGGGTGCCATCGCCGTCATCCGTCTATCTGGACAGGAAGCTATATCCATCAGCAAATCTGTGTTTAAAGGCAAAGACCTGGCAAAGCAAGCCAGCCATACCATCCACTTCGGCACCATTCGCGACGGGGAGAAGGTGCTGGACGAAGTGCTGGTGTCGCTGTTTGTGGCGCCTTACTCCTACACCAAGGAAAACGTGGTGGAAATCTCCTGCCACGGCTCTGATTATATTGTGCAGCAGATTGTGCAACTGCTCCTGAAGCGCGGAGCGCGCCTCGCCAATGCTGGGGAGTTTACGAAGCGTGCTTTCCTGAACGGGCAATTCGATCTGGCGCAGGCCGAGGCCGTAGCTGATCTTATCTCGTCTGACTCAGCCCTTTCTCATGAGGTGGCGATGAAGCAGATGCGCGGCGGGTTTTCACAGGAGATCAAGCGCCTGAGGGCCGAGTTAGTGCATTTCGCCTCGATGATAGAACTGGAGTTGGACTTTGGGGAAGAAGACGTGGAGTTTGCTGACCGCGACCAGTTGCGTACGCTGATCAGCAATATTCAGGCAATTATCCGGGAACTGCTGAAGTCATTTGAGTTGGGCAACGTGATCAAGAATGGCGTGCCGACTGTGATTGTAGGCAACCCGAATGCGGGAAAGTCGACCCTGCTGAACAAGCTGCTGAATGAGGAGAAAGCTATTGTATCGGATGTGCCGGGTACCACGCGCGATTTTATTGAGGATGAGATCAGCATCAGCGGCATCACCTTCCGTTTTATTGATACCGCTGGTCTGCGCGAAACCACAGACAAAGTAGAGGCCATGGGCGTGGAGCGCACCATGCAGAAGCTGAGCCAGTCGTCGCTGATCATTTACCTGTTTGATATGATGGAAGTGACAGCAGAAGAGGTGCAGGCCGAACTGGACAGGCTGAACCCGAAGAAGCTGCCTATCGTTGCCGTTGCAAACAAGATCGACCAGGCATCGGAAGAGAAGCTGGCTGCCTTTGCAAGTATAGACGGCCTCGTGACCATCTCTGCGGCCGAAGGTGCCAATCTCGACGAGCTGAAGCAGGCGCTGGTAGAGAAAGTGAACCTCGGCAAGCTCAACACCCAAAGCCAGACCATTGTCACCAACCTGCGCCACGTCGATAGCCTGAACAAAACCTACGCTGCGCTCGACGACGTGCTCCAGGGCCTTGCCCTCGGCATCAGCAACGACCTGGTAGCTGCCGACATCCGCCGTGCGCTTTATTCATTAGGTGAGATTACCGGTGAGATCACCACAGACGATCTGCTGGAGAACATTTTCACAAAGTTCTGCATCGGCAAATAA
- a CDS encoding thioredoxin family protein gives MSLPFVLGACNKSTPPSTSANAPATEVLTAETTPAAKPQVATADKAAEKIQWLTMEQAAERIKTEPRKVFIDVYTDWCGWCKKMDKDTFTDPKVAALINKHFYAVKLDAEGKEPITLNGYTYTFKPEYKSHELAVALLQGQMSYPTTVYLDEQFNMITPVPGYLDAKNFAQVLSYFGENHYKTQSWKEYSE, from the coding sequence TTGAGCTTACCATTTGTGTTGGGTGCCTGCAACAAAAGCACACCTCCCTCCACTTCGGCCAACGCGCCTGCTACGGAAGTGCTGACCGCCGAAACGACGCCGGCCGCCAAACCGCAAGTAGCCACAGCCGATAAAGCAGCGGAGAAGATTCAGTGGTTAACGATGGAGCAAGCGGCCGAGCGCATCAAAACTGAACCACGCAAAGTGTTTATTGATGTGTATACCGACTGGTGCGGCTGGTGTAAAAAGATGGATAAGGACACCTTCACCGATCCGAAGGTGGCAGCCCTCATCAACAAGCATTTTTATGCCGTAAAACTCGATGCCGAAGGCAAGGAACCTATTACCCTCAACGGCTATACCTATACATTCAAACCGGAGTATAAATCGCACGAGCTGGCAGTGGCCCTGCTGCAGGGACAAATGAGCTACCCCACCACCGTATACCTCGACGAGCAGTTCAACATGATCACCCCGGTTCCCGGTTACCTCGACGCCAAAAACTTCGCCCAGGTGCTAAGCTACTTCGGCGAAAACCACTACAAAACCCAATCCTGGAAGGAATACTCGGAGTAA
- a CDS encoding Nramp family divalent metal transporter, whose translation MLQQEIKRSKSLEEVNASVDTTQQTTVWRRLFAFLGPAYLVSVGYMDPGNWATDIAGGSQFGYKLLWVLLMSNLMAILLQSLSARLGVVRGLDLAQASRETYPPFINVPLYFLAEIAIAACDLAEVLGMAIGLQLLFGIPLVWGVSITVLDTFLLLFLINKGMRKMEAFVLALVIIIGGAFVMEMFFAKPDAGELLTGLIPSIPNNDALYIAIGIIGATVMPHNLYLHSSLVQSRKIERTPKGIWQAIKYNFIDSAVALNLAFFVNAAILILAAAAFYKNGIHTVTEIQDAHQFLAPILGNKWAPILFAVALIAAGQSSTLTGTLAGQIVMEGYLNLRIQPWLRRMLTRLLAVGPALFVILYFGEDQTGELLVLSQVILSLQLGFAVIPLIHFVSNKNRMGEFVIGTWLKLGAWLIAATIVTLNAKLVVDQIIGWFQEAENPVWLWIFVVPLTLACAALLLYITFQPLFVKSIKEPKAVRHHQPVKYEPEVKPRYQRIAITLDFSEVDKNVLDSAMAIGGVGAEYLLIHIVETAGALVLGQEIRDMETSADGDNLKRYADDLRSRGYDVRVQLGFGSPKQRIPKLVKAFDADLLVMGSHGHKMVKDLILGTTIDAVRHAVKIPLLIV comes from the coding sequence ATGCTACAGCAGGAGATCAAGCGAAGTAAATCGCTTGAAGAAGTAAATGCTTCTGTCGATACCACCCAACAAACCACCGTTTGGCGCAGGCTTTTCGCTTTTCTGGGGCCAGCTTACTTAGTAAGTGTGGGGTACATGGACCCGGGCAACTGGGCAACCGACATAGCCGGGGGAAGCCAGTTTGGCTATAAGCTGCTATGGGTGCTGCTGATGTCGAACCTGATGGCGATCCTGCTGCAAAGCCTTAGTGCACGATTGGGCGTGGTACGGGGGCTGGACCTGGCGCAGGCATCGCGCGAGACCTATCCGCCGTTCATTAATGTGCCGCTGTATTTTCTGGCTGAAATCGCTATTGCGGCCTGCGACCTGGCCGAAGTACTGGGCATGGCCATCGGCTTGCAGCTACTCTTTGGTATACCTTTAGTGTGGGGCGTCAGCATAACCGTGCTGGACACGTTCCTGCTGCTGTTCCTCATCAACAAAGGCATGCGCAAAATGGAAGCCTTTGTGCTGGCACTCGTTATCATAATTGGCGGCGCTTTTGTGATGGAAATGTTCTTTGCCAAACCCGATGCCGGCGAGCTGCTGACAGGCCTGATCCCCTCCATACCAAACAACGACGCCCTCTACATTGCCATCGGCATTATTGGTGCCACGGTGATGCCGCATAACCTCTACCTCCACTCCTCGCTTGTGCAGTCACGCAAGATAGAGCGTACCCCGAAAGGAATTTGGCAGGCCATCAAGTATAATTTTATTGATTCGGCAGTTGCCCTGAACCTGGCGTTTTTCGTGAACGCGGCCATACTTATACTTGCCGCAGCCGCATTCTATAAAAATGGCATTCATACCGTCACCGAGATTCAGGATGCGCATCAGTTTCTGGCTCCTATACTTGGGAACAAGTGGGCTCCTATCCTTTTTGCGGTAGCCCTGATTGCGGCTGGCCAAAGCTCCACCCTCACCGGCACCCTGGCAGGTCAGATCGTGATGGAGGGCTACCTGAACCTGCGCATACAGCCCTGGCTGCGGCGCATGCTTACGCGCCTGCTGGCCGTTGGCCCGGCCCTTTTCGTAATCCTATACTTTGGCGAAGACCAGACAGGTGAGTTGCTGGTGCTAAGCCAGGTGATACTTAGTTTGCAGCTGGGCTTTGCCGTAATTCCGCTCATCCACTTTGTGAGCAACAAAAATCGGATGGGCGAGTTCGTGATTGGCACCTGGCTGAAGCTGGGGGCCTGGCTCATTGCAGCCACCATCGTCACGCTGAATGCAAAGCTGGTGGTGGACCAGATCATCGGGTGGTTTCAGGAGGCGGAGAACCCCGTGTGGCTCTGGATTTTTGTCGTGCCGCTTACGCTGGCCTGCGCTGCCCTGCTCCTCTACATCACCTTTCAGCCGCTATTCGTTAAAAGTATAAAAGAACCAAAAGCCGTCCGCCATCATCAGCCGGTTAAGTATGAGCCCGAGGTAAAACCGCGCTACCAGCGCATCGCCATTACGCTTGATTTTTCGGAAGTCGATAAAAACGTGCTCGACAGTGCCATGGCCATTGGCGGCGTGGGGGCGGAATACCTGCTCATTCACATAGTGGAGACGGCCGGGGCGCTGGTACTGGGGCAGGAAATCCGGGATATGGAAACCAGCGCCGATGGGGACAACCTGAAACGCTATGCCGACGACCTGCGTAGCCGAGGCTATGACGTGCGGGTGCAGCTTGGTTTTGGAAGTCCGAAACAACGCATCCCGAAACTGGTGAAGGCATTCGATGCCGACTTACTGGTGATGGGCTCACACGGACATAAAATGGTGAAGGACCTTATCCTCGGAACCACCATTGATGCCGTACGCCATGCCGTAAAGATTCCGCTGCTGATCGTGTAG
- a CDS encoding metal-dependent transcriptional regulator: protein MHHSYTEENYIKAIYKLSANGTQEVNTNAIAEALETKAASVTDMLRKLSAKGVVHYVKYKGVTLTEAGERVALQIVRKHRLWETFLVEKLKFNWDEVHEMAEELEHITSPLLTRRLDEFLGHPKFDPHGDPIPSETGEINQKKQELLAELSIGTEGKVVGVNDSQPLFLQYLDKMGIGLGSHITILDKIPYDNSLEILLNGQKQLLLSSEATRNIFLSA from the coding sequence ATGCACCATAGCTACACCGAGGAGAATTACATCAAGGCAATCTATAAACTGTCGGCTAACGGCACGCAGGAGGTAAACACCAACGCTATTGCGGAAGCACTGGAAACCAAGGCGGCCTCTGTAACCGATATGCTGCGCAAGCTAAGCGCCAAAGGCGTGGTGCACTACGTGAAGTATAAAGGCGTTACGCTGACAGAGGCAGGCGAGCGTGTGGCGCTGCAGATCGTGCGGAAGCACCGGCTGTGGGAGACTTTTCTGGTGGAGAAGCTAAAGTTTAACTGGGACGAGGTGCACGAGATGGCGGAAGAGCTGGAGCATATAACCTCCCCCCTGCTAACCCGGCGGCTCGACGAGTTTCTGGGTCACCCAAAGTTTGACCCGCACGGAGACCCGATCCCTTCTGAAACCGGGGAAATAAATCAGAAAAAACAGGAGTTGTTGGCCGAACTGAGCATCGGTACTGAAGGAAAGGTAGTGGGCGTGAACGATTCGCAGCCGCTGTTCCTGCAGTACCTCGATAAGATGGGCATTGGCCTTGGCTCCCACATCACCATCCTGGACAAAATACCTTATGATAATTCGCTTGAGATACTTCTGAACGGACAAAAGCAGTTGCTTCTCTCCAGCGAAGCAACACGTAATATTTTCTTATCGGCTTAA
- a CDS encoding 3-oxoacyl-ACP synthase III family protein translates to MRNSKIAGIGHYVPDNVVTNKDLEKLMDTSDEWIRERTGIVERRYFTEGVDTTANMGAEASRRALQMANLEAKDVDMIIFATLSPDYVFPGSGVIMQRELGLKEIPALDVRNQCSGFIYALSVGDQFIKTGMYNNVLVVGAEIHSTGLEFSDRGRGVSVIFGDGAGAVVLSPSESNDKGILSTHLHADGEFAEELAVTAPNSNKKERLTHEMLDDGSVYPYMNGNLVFKHAVTRFPEVINEALEKNGYQPSDVDLLVPHQANLRITSYIQQKMGLPAEKVMSNIHKYGNTTAASVPIALSEAYQEGRIKEGDLVCLAAFGSGFTWASALIRW, encoded by the coding sequence ATGCGGAATTCAAAAATTGCGGGCATTGGTCACTATGTGCCTGATAACGTGGTAACGAACAAAGACCTGGAGAAACTGATGGATACCTCGGATGAGTGGATCAGGGAGCGGACCGGAATTGTGGAGCGGCGTTATTTTACAGAAGGTGTAGACACCACCGCCAACATGGGCGCTGAGGCTTCGCGCCGTGCCCTGCAAATGGCCAACCTGGAGGCAAAAGACGTGGACATGATTATTTTCGCCACGCTTAGCCCCGACTATGTATTCCCGGGTTCCGGCGTGATCATGCAGCGCGAACTGGGGCTCAAGGAAATTCCGGCGCTGGATGTGCGCAACCAGTGCTCTGGCTTTATATACGCCTTGTCGGTAGGCGACCAGTTCATCAAAACAGGCATGTACAACAACGTGCTGGTGGTAGGCGCCGAGATTCACTCTACAGGTTTGGAGTTCTCTGACCGTGGCCGGGGCGTGTCCGTTATTTTCGGGGATGGCGCCGGTGCTGTAGTGCTTAGCCCATCCGAGAGCAATGACAAAGGAATACTTTCCACGCACCTGCACGCCGATGGGGAGTTTGCCGAGGAACTGGCGGTAACAGCCCCGAACAGCAATAAAAAGGAGCGCCTGACGCATGAGATGCTCGACGATGGCTCGGTTTACCCTTACATGAACGGAAACCTGGTATTTAAGCATGCCGTCACCCGCTTTCCGGAAGTGATAAACGAGGCCCTGGAGAAAAACGGTTACCAGCCATCGGATGTGGATCTGCTTGTGCCGCACCAGGCAAACCTGCGCATCACATCTTACATACAGCAGAAGATGGGCTTACCTGCCGAGAAAGTGATGAGCAACATCCACAAGTATGGCAACACCACGGCTGCCTCTGTACCGATTGCCTTAAGCGAAGCCTATCAGGAAGGGCGCATTAAAGAAGGTGATCTGGTATGCCTAGCTGCTTTTGGCTCAGGCTTCACCTGGGCATCAGCGCTGATACGCTGGTAG